Genomic DNA from Pedobacter africanus:
CGCACGCATGTAATTGAAGGACAGCCTTATTTGATTGTAGGCGGAGAAGACCATAAAACCGGTCACGAGGATCCGGAAGCTGCCTTTCAGCGCCTAAAGGATTATGCTGGTCAATATTATTCGGTGGAGTCTGTGGCTTACCAGTGGTCGGCACAATACTATGTTCCCGTAGATGGATTGCCATATGTCGGGCAATTGCCGGCTGCGGCTGAGGGGACTTATGTTGCTACAGGATTTAACGGCAACGGGATGATGTTTGGAACGCTTTCGGCAAAGATCATTTCGGATCTGGTTTTGGGAAAAGAAAATGAGTATGCCAGTTTGTTCAGTCCATCCCGACTAAAACCTGTAGCAGGATTTACAGAGTTTGTAAAGGAAAATGCGGATGTGGCCTGGCATTTTATCGCCGACCGGTTTTCTTCATCGAATTTGAAAGCGTTGAGCGATCTTAAACCAGGTGAGGGAAAACTGGTGGATTATGAGGGGAAAAAGCTGGCGGTCTATAAGGATGATGCCGGAAAGGTAACGGCGCTAAACCCTACCTGTACCCACGCGGGTTGTACCGTACAATTTAATGCTGCTGAGCAAAGCTGGGACTGTCCATGTCACGGAGGAAGGTTTGATATTTCAGGGAAAGTGTTGACGGGGCCTCCGACAATAGACCTGGAAACCGTGATCATCAGTTATGACCAGCAACCCTAAATGATTTATGCTCATTAAAGAGTTTATGCTTTTATCTATTATATATCTAATCTTCAACACTATGAAAACTAAAAATTTGTTAAAATTTTCTGCTGGCCTGATGGTTTTTGCCGGATTAACTGCTTGTCAGAATACAGACAGAAGCGGTAATGCACAGTTGGACAGTGCTCCGGTTGGCAGTGATTCTCTGCGCAAGGCAGACAGTTCAGATGCCCGAAATGATGTGACTCATATGAGTAAGGTGGATGGCGACGGTGCGGCTTTTATGGATACCGCTGCTGTTGGCGGTATGATGGAGGTAGATCTGGGTAAACTTGCGCTTCAGAAGTCTTCCAATGCACAGGTTAAGAAATTTGCCGCGAAAATGGTTGCCGATCATACACAGGCCAATACTGATTTGAAAGCTGTCGCTGCGAAGCTGGAGCATTTGTTGCCTTCGGCTTATCCGGCGGATGTTAAAGCGCATATGGATGCGATGAAGAAGTTAAGTGGGAAAGAATTTGATCAGCATTATATGGATATGATGGTAAACGATCATGTTAAAACCCTTGATTTGTTTAGATCAGCGAGCAGCTTAAGAGGAGAGCTTAAGGATTTTGCTGCCCGCACGCTTCCGGTTTTGGAAAAACACCACGAGATGGCTAAGGAAATAAATGCTTCGCTAAAATAAAATTTAATTCTCATGGTTTTCATGATGCCAGGCTGATCTTTCAGGAAAATTTACTGGAAAATCAGAAATCTTCAGGTATTAAGCTACCGGGAATGGATTCAAAGTAATCTGCAAAT
This window encodes:
- a CDS encoding DUF4142 domain-containing protein, coding for MKTKNLLKFSAGLMVFAGLTACQNTDRSGNAQLDSAPVGSDSLRKADSSDARNDVTHMSKVDGDGAAFMDTAAVGGMMEVDLGKLALQKSSNAQVKKFAAKMVADHTQANTDLKAVAAKLEHLLPSAYPADVKAHMDAMKKLSGKEFDQHYMDMMVNDHVKTLDLFRSASSLRGELKDFAARTLPVLEKHHEMAKEINASLK